The following coding sequences are from one Cloacibacillus sp. window:
- a CDS encoding prepilin-type N-terminal cleavage/methylation domain-containing protein → MKRSPAFTLIEVMVAVAVLALSTTAAIKLVVMAQNTLSAVKEKEALLDTASEIEALVTVKELSDSGTSKDLVWETSDKETEMFGEDFGRLNFGAASGEAQEKPKNLKWRELTVKNNKESKITLYMPSKEQEEAKEVGEAAASEAAVSGDKRQNEGAKDDGAAKNGRTNQKQSQN, encoded by the coding sequence TTGAAAAGAAGTCCGGCGTTTACGTTGATAGAGGTAATGGTTGCGGTGGCGGTGCTCGCCCTCTCAACCACGGCGGCGATAAAGCTGGTCGTCATGGCGCAGAACACGCTCTCTGCAGTGAAGGAAAAAGAGGCGTTGCTTGATACGGCCTCGGAGATCGAGGCGCTGGTGACGGTCAAAGAGCTCTCCGATTCCGGTACAAGCAAAGACCTTGTGTGGGAGACGTCGGACAAAGAGACGGAGATGTTCGGCGAAGATTTCGGACGGCTCAACTTCGGCGCAGCAAGCGGCGAAGCGCAGGAAAAGCCTAAAAATCTGAAATGGCGCGAGTTGACCGTGAAGAACAACAAAGAGAGCAAGATAACTCTGTATATGCCCTCAAAGGAGCAGGAGGAGGCAAAAGAGGTGGGCGAGGCGGCAGCAAGCGAAGCCGCCGTATCGGGAGACAAACGCCAAAACGAAGGCGCAAAGGACGACGGCGCCGCAAAGAACGGCAGAACTAATCAAAAACAAAGTCAAAACTGA
- the gspD gene encoding type II secretion system secretin GspD produces the protein MRVKRGFFYILLTAAVISVSVCTVCAAEPDMEEQNLIKAAKEMRADGRVQLNFKDLELAKFIRFMSELLGENILVNPGVSGKVSVVSPKAVTLKEARQVMLSVLEMNNLTIQDMDGYAKVIPLGAGAATDMVVKGDQSVAPGESLMVQLVPLSYVKAGYVVSPLKTAIPQIQVSPIGNGSSVLLVGKASLLNRAASVIRALDAPDSIRAIKVYTLKYAKASILEAQFNAMAKDASSKLAGMIAVSDDRTSMIILIGSSQNLRESQRLMQQMDVPSRTENFHVYKLKNADAKTVAEQLSQILAVAAKLSPDPKGAMPSTVVPDLPTNSLVFTASQEQYNSLKDVLRQLDTQPKQVLLRGLIAEVNLNKLNSAGIDWAAWGGDLFGSTVLAGNVQLGTTGVPADIQTLYQSLITQEKINYDANGNAVTTTETIGAGLAYAYVKLLNKFDAINVLSMPRLMCTDNLKSSLQVGQVIPQLKGSLTNQTNTNSVTNSYEYKDVGLILTVTPHIRSGNLVALEIEQRIEDLLTTTNSVTPITSKREVKTTVLVANGETVVIGGLIKEAEKSLRNRVPLLSYIPVVGNLFKSNEKQREKIDLMIFLTPYILETPQHASKITSEIIADGQALSEAERTLLKRNDEDYKKSIKKEGITKQMFDPHNQVPVDEPASGDVKQQDGAAKQNGTRQPDGGAK, from the coding sequence ATGCGTGTGAAAAGAGGCTTTTTTTATATATTATTGACAGCCGCCGTCATCTCCGTTTCCGTCTGTACAGTTTGCGCGGCGGAGCCGGATATGGAAGAGCAGAACCTCATCAAGGCGGCGAAGGAGATGCGCGCCGACGGGCGTGTGCAGCTCAACTTCAAGGACCTTGAGCTTGCGAAGTTCATCAGGTTCATGTCCGAGCTGCTTGGCGAAAACATCCTCGTCAACCCAGGCGTGTCAGGGAAGGTCTCAGTCGTATCGCCCAAGGCGGTGACGCTCAAAGAGGCGCGGCAGGTGATGCTCTCCGTGCTTGAAATGAACAACCTCACCATTCAGGACATGGACGGGTACGCAAAGGTCATACCGCTTGGCGCTGGCGCCGCGACAGACATGGTCGTCAAGGGCGACCAAAGCGTAGCGCCGGGCGAGAGCCTCATGGTGCAGCTCGTGCCTCTGAGCTACGTCAAGGCGGGCTACGTCGTCTCTCCTCTTAAGACCGCCATTCCTCAGATACAGGTCTCGCCGATCGGCAACGGAAGCTCCGTGCTGCTAGTTGGAAAGGCCTCCCTTCTCAACCGCGCCGCAAGCGTCATCCGCGCGCTCGACGCCCCGGACAGCATCCGCGCGATAAAGGTCTACACGCTGAAATACGCGAAGGCCTCGATACTCGAGGCGCAGTTCAACGCGATGGCGAAGGACGCCTCCTCGAAGCTGGCCGGCATGATAGCCGTCTCGGACGACCGCACAAGCATGATAATCCTTATCGGAAGCAGCCAAAACCTGCGCGAATCGCAGCGTCTCATGCAACAGATGGACGTTCCATCGCGCACGGAAAACTTCCACGTATATAAACTGAAGAATGCCGACGCGAAGACCGTGGCGGAGCAGCTCTCGCAGATACTCGCCGTCGCAGCTAAACTCTCGCCCGACCCGAAGGGCGCCATGCCCTCCACCGTCGTGCCCGACCTTCCGACAAACAGCCTCGTCTTCACAGCCTCCCAGGAACAATACAACTCATTGAAAGATGTGCTGCGCCAGCTCGACACGCAGCCGAAACAGGTGCTGCTGCGCGGCCTCATAGCTGAAGTCAACCTCAACAAATTAAACAGCGCCGGCATCGACTGGGCGGCCTGGGGCGGAGACCTCTTCGGCAGCACGGTGCTCGCTGGCAACGTCCAGCTTGGGACCACCGGAGTGCCGGCGGACATTCAGACGCTGTACCAGAGCTTGATAACGCAGGAAAAGATAAATTACGACGCAAACGGCAATGCTGTAACTACAACGGAAACCATAGGCGCGGGCCTTGCCTACGCTTATGTCAAGCTGCTCAACAAATTTGACGCGATAAACGTGCTCTCAATGCCTCGCCTCATGTGCACGGACAACCTCAAAAGCTCTTTGCAGGTCGGCCAGGTCATCCCACAGCTAAAAGGCAGCCTCACAAACCAGACGAACACAAACTCTGTCACGAACAGCTACGAATACAAGGACGTAGGGCTGATACTCACGGTGACGCCGCACATCAGAAGCGGAAACTTAGTCGCGCTTGAAATAGAGCAGCGCATCGAAGACCTGCTTACCACGACGAACTCCGTGACGCCAATAACCTCAAAGCGCGAGGTCAAGACGACGGTGCTTGTGGCGAACGGCGAGACGGTCGTCATAGGAGGCCTCATCAAAGAGGCCGAGAAATCGCTCCGCAACCGTGTGCCGCTGCTCTCCTACATTCCGGTGGTCGGCAATCTCTTTAAGTCGAACGAAAAACAGCGCGAAAAAATAGACCTCATGATATTCCTCACGCCGTACATACTGGAGACGCCGCAGCACGCTTCGAAGATAACAAGCGAAATCATCGCAGACGGCCAGGCTCTGAGCGAAGCTGAGCGCACTCTGCTCAAACGCAACGACGAGGACTATAAAAAATCAATCAAAAAAGAAGGCATCACCAAACAAATGTTTGACCCGCATAACCAGGTGCCGGTGGATGAGCCCGCATCCGGCGACGTCAAGCAGCAGGATGGCGCCGCCAAACAGAACGGAACGCGGCAGCCGGACGGCGGCGCAAAGTAA
- a CDS encoding GspE/PulE family protein: MRQLSLKEMDITPENVLELIPRGVSLDTLRDKGFVPIERDEKSVTFAVADLSCLVEAQVLAASMGASARTVLVPPAEIQSLVRSLYDIKSGVGQDTLNAIEEVDDLSELARQEVMSDTVDAPVVRLVNGILMESLRERATDIHVEPYEDRVVVRYRIDGVLSDRYSLSKGHQAPVTSRIKVMANMDIAERFVPQDGRIGISLGDRLVDIRVSSLPTQHGERLVMRLLDKARGLLTLEDLGMKAYERERLEELIRRPNGMILFTGPTGSGKSTSLYAILQALARPQVNVITVEDPIEYDLPGVGQVQVNEKAGLTFSTTLRSILRQDPDIIMIGEMRDFDTAHIGIQASLTGHLVFSTLHTNDSISAVTRLADMGVEPYLISGSLLGVVAQRLVRRICPHCKKEIPTSGVVLKNGIERAWRGEGCELCGGSGYKGRFGLYEQFDVTPDIQEAVAQGAPMHELKNLARKGGFSTLLELGLLSVKNGETTPEEMLRVVGEV; encoded by the coding sequence ATGCGCCAGCTCTCGTTAAAAGAGATGGATATAACGCCGGAGAACGTCCTTGAACTCATACCGCGCGGGGTGAGCCTCGACACCCTGCGCGATAAGGGCTTTGTTCCTATAGAGCGGGACGAAAAAAGCGTCACCTTCGCGGTGGCGGATCTCTCTTGCCTCGTCGAAGCACAGGTGCTTGCCGCTTCGATGGGCGCAAGCGCGCGTACGGTCCTAGTGCCGCCCGCTGAGATACAAAGCCTCGTTCGCAGCCTCTACGATATAAAAAGCGGCGTGGGGCAGGATACGCTCAACGCCATCGAAGAGGTAGACGACCTTTCAGAGCTTGCGCGTCAGGAGGTCATGAGCGACACAGTAGACGCGCCGGTCGTGCGCCTCGTAAACGGAATACTCATGGAATCGCTGCGCGAACGCGCGACGGACATACACGTCGAGCCGTACGAAGACCGCGTCGTTGTGCGCTACCGCATAGACGGCGTGCTCTCCGACAGATATTCGCTCTCAAAGGGCCATCAGGCCCCCGTCACCAGCCGCATAAAGGTAATGGCGAACATGGACATAGCCGAAAGGTTTGTGCCGCAGGACGGCCGTATAGGGATAAGCTTAGGCGACAGGCTCGTTGACATCCGCGTCAGCTCGCTTCCGACGCAGCACGGAGAACGGCTCGTCATGCGACTGCTTGACAAGGCGCGCGGGCTTCTGACGCTTGAGGACCTCGGCATGAAAGCGTACGAACGCGAACGCCTTGAGGAACTTATCCGCCGGCCCAACGGCATGATACTTTTCACGGGGCCGACCGGCTCCGGAAAGAGCACCAGCCTTTACGCGATACTGCAGGCGCTCGCGCGCCCGCAGGTGAACGTCATCACAGTTGAAGACCCGATAGAATACGACCTGCCCGGAGTTGGACAGGTGCAGGTGAACGAAAAAGCGGGGCTCACCTTCTCAACCACGTTGCGCTCCATACTGCGACAGGACCCAGATATAATCATGATCGGTGAAATGCGCGACTTTGACACGGCGCATATCGGCATCCAGGCGTCGCTTACCGGACATCTCGTCTTTTCAACGCTCCACACGAACGATTCTATAAGCGCAGTGACGCGTCTTGCCGACATGGGCGTCGAGCCATATCTTATCTCCGGCTCGCTGCTGGGCGTCGTAGCCCAGCGCCTTGTGCGCAGGATATGCCCGCACTGCAAAAAGGAGATTCCAACAAGCGGCGTCGTCCTTAAAAACGGCATCGAACGCGCGTGGCGCGGCGAAGGCTGCGAACTTTGCGGCGGCTCCGGTTACAAGGGGCGTTTCGGGCTTTACGAACAGTTTGACGTCACTCCCGACATCCAGGAGGCCGTAGCGCAGGGCGCGCCGATGCACGAACTAAAGAACCTCGCGCGAAAGGGCGGCTTTTCTACGCTGCTTGAACTTGGACTGCTTTCCGTCAAAAACGGAGAGACGACGCCGGAAGAGATGCTCCGCGTAGTAGGAGAGGTGTAG
- the gspC gene encoding type II secretion system protein GspC has protein sequence MKLFSNIKPHIARVKSAVRANAGGRRLLSAASSLSSPFCGKNANEEVGSSGMFLPMLTVCGLIAGLCLCLAVSGALMRLSLSADMETARSAGTRAPSFANAKSAGGLSDFTSVNPFGADKPKQEEAPTAAAAIDSLTLQGTLPNVGAWITGADGATSLVLKGQEIGGYKLAEIKYGEAVLALGEKRQSIYLFLSGGSPAPFSAPAPSAPSGGAKPKLDLSGVVAAADGKEGAVPRELVDALLMNPYDELGKMRMTPAEDGSGMKLERIAPDSVFARVGVAQGDVIQAINGVNISNMADAANAVNSLMAGTRFDVKVKRGDKPLELKYQVK, from the coding sequence ATGAAACTATTCTCCAATATAAAACCACACATCGCGCGCGTTAAAAGCGCCGTGCGCGCAAACGCGGGCGGACGCCGCCTGTTGTCAGCCGCGTCGTCGCTTTCGTCGCCCTTTTGCGGAAAGAACGCAAACGAAGAGGTCGGCTCCTCTGGAATGTTCCTGCCGATGCTTACCGTCTGCGGCCTCATCGCGGGGTTATGCCTCTGCCTTGCGGTGAGCGGCGCGCTGATGCGTCTTTCGCTTTCCGCTGATATGGAAACGGCGCGCAGCGCCGGAACGCGCGCTCCGTCGTTTGCGAACGCAAAGAGCGCGGGCGGACTAAGCGACTTCACATCGGTCAATCCCTTCGGCGCGGACAAGCCGAAGCAGGAGGAGGCCCCGACCGCGGCCGCCGCAATAGATTCTTTGACGCTGCAGGGCACGCTGCCAAACGTTGGCGCTTGGATAACCGGCGCGGACGGCGCCACCTCGCTCGTGCTCAAAGGGCAGGAGATAGGCGGCTACAAGCTGGCCGAGATAAAATACGGCGAAGCGGTGCTGGCGCTTGGAGAAAAACGCCAGTCGATTTATTTATTCCTCTCAGGCGGCTCGCCGGCTCCGTTCTCCGCGCCCGCCCCAAGCGCTCCGTCGGGGGGAGCAAAGCCGAAGCTTGATTTATCAGGCGTAGTCGCCGCCGCCGACGGCAAAGAGGGAGCTGTGCCGCGCGAGCTGGTAGATGCGCTTTTGATGAACCCGTATGACGAGCTTGGCAAAATGCGAATGACTCCGGCGGAGGACGGCTCCGGCATGAAACTTGAACGCATAGCGCCTGACAGCGTCTTTGCGCGAGTCGGCGTAGCTCAGGGCGACGTCATACAGGCAATAAACGGCGTCAATATATCTAATATGGCGGACGCAGCGAACGCGGTCAACTCCCTGATGGCCGGCACGCGCTTTGACGTCAAGGTGAAGCGCGGGGACAAGCCGCTTGAATTAAAATATCAGGTGAAATAA